The Plasmodium yoelii strain 17X genome assembly, chromosome: 4 genome has a window encoding:
- a CDS encoding WD repeat-containing protein 66, putative, with amino-acid sequence MKGENAPDESINLKFCYGINKSFSSVHVIKKIKESKQNDVLIIYSSDNNIVMLVEKRQIIFRGHFNEITNLVKSYNNEYIVSCDKGFNSSIILWKLSNDTLVPIKKFEITNFQNDQVDKNKLQINSEQNSSPYPNKTQIENNQVKENQNHGIGYECIDISFDNSYICALTERKIYNKKNIENGQAKIGHLNNNYEHAIQNDENKKCVYFQEVIIFDINGGEKNKIVCRDKIFGKDKQNKIRFNNKYEIVTNSCSKLYIYKFDIKKKKINHYSPSLYKSNKIHEQLIFTETSFVQDSSTLLTGTTNGYLIIWDYSTIFINKTKNTIKQREYQKSLEIKKNVSINNIISYGNFIILGLDDGTVQIFDKQLKCYAWFKNQDIGAIKSISFESSNFQEDFFSWNSFILFTDKNIIKQIYPNNFNTWDNFYTSSNAIQNNVENTKSHQPSITKDSTSNIEENDLKHTKINPKNIKNDTSKITKKNNEDKILLQFNSTYINCICINPLSNENIIYIGNTNGLIEIFDFDKNVTIDSIFLKDKEITSMVFSNNGEILSVGSKCGYIYLIKKINFEIFFTSKDMKYEIAFLYFSHDDKILISSSANGNIVIYKNNHSTNNGNTNNGNTNNGNGNNDNGNNASGNNASGNNASGNNDSGNIMTNALSSDEIPSWKFAYKIINNNDNLLTDLKIVKNNNGEYIIAAITNNRHLIFYNYNFFENTVSISYISIEQVYTPTCISPTLHFYNRQILCICNDKRNVRFFDIETKKIIKTVTLPFKNQDVKHLIHITDSTSQNEVVPNENNKLEINSISEYLHLEQIKHDFNKNQIFMLSLNEKMIVFTTSPIDSNCFRYIGIIVCSGNIKNVIYKNENVIILSKNKIFYFNINTQNLKKYIESQSNTMEIFIEQLGGEKSKIYNQIVDSFYYCEIQKKKFQNKNEKHDIKKILNILSIEYIFASINIFLSKFEIQNIIQEYHFYYKYVIPLLNNYNILTGHNKIHKIYEQFINHSIQMGNLTLLNYKSNDDILLQNIYFVNPLPKYVDKNCKDTLIESQEDENKTDITTECENIFFNINAFIYTYFNFAIHEEINFEKVIEDIKNYYQKKNNKKTILCNDFLNILNSYGENMDQNEFKRIYQIFTENYNSLNMDEIFDFETLHDLVQ; translated from the exons atgaaaggAGAAAATGCACCGGACGAATCTATTAATTTGAAGTTTTGTTAtggaataaataaatcatttaGTAGTGTacatgtaataaaaaaaataaaagagtCCAAACAAAATGATGTGCTCATTATATACAGCTCAGATAACAATATTGTTATGCTTGTTGAAAAAAGGCAAATAATATTTAGAGGACATTTTAACGAAATTACAAATTTAGTTAAAagttataataatgaatatatcgTTTCTTGTGATAAAGGTTTTAATTCATCAATTATTTTATGGAAATTATCTAATGATACATTAGTTCCCATAAAAAAATTCGAAATCACTAATTTCCAAAATGATCAAGTagacaaaaataaattacaaaTAAATTCTGAACAAAATTCATCACCTTATCCTAATAAAACCcaaattgaaaataatcaAGTTAAGGAAAATCAAAATCATGGTATAGGATATGAATGTATTGATATAAGTTTTGATAActcatatatatgtgcattaACAgagagaaaaatatataataaaaaaaatattgaaaatggTCAGGCAAAAATAGgtcatttaaataataattatgaacatgcaatacaaaatgatgaaaataaaaaatgtgtgtATTTTCAAGAGGTAATAATTTTTGACATTAATGgaggagaaaaaaataaaatagtttGTAGAGATAAAATTTTTGGAAaagataaacaaaataaaatacgatttaataataaatatgaaattgTTACAAATAGTTgttcaaaattatatatttataaatttgatataaaaaaaaaaaaaattaatcatTATAGCCCGTCTTTatataaaagtaataaaatacATGAACAGTTAATATTTACTGAAACATCTTTTGTCCAAGATTCTTCTACATTATTAACAGGCACAACTAATggatatttaattatatgggATTATAGtactatatttattaataaaacaaaaaatacaattaaaCAAAGAGAATATCAAAAATctttagaaataaaaaaaaatgtttctataaataacataataagctatggaaattttattatactgGGGTTAGATGATGGTACAGTACAAATTTTTGATAAACAATTAAAATGTTATGCATGGTTTAAAAATCAAGATATAGGTGCAATCAAATCTATATCATTTGAATCTTCAAATTTCCAAGaagattttttttcatggaactcttttattttatttactgataaaaatattattaaacaaatatatccaaataattttaatacttgggataatttttatacatcTTCAAATGCAATTCAAAATAATGTCGAAAATACAAAATCACATCAACCATCGATTACTAAAGATTCTACTTCTAAtattgaagaaaatgattTAAAACATACCAAAATAAATccaaaaaacataaaaaatgatacttcaaaaataacaaaaaaaaataatgaagataaaATATTGCTTCAATTTAATAGTACCTATATTAATTGTATATGCATAAACCCTTTGtctaatgaaaatataatatatattggtaACACAAATGGGCTAATTGAAATATTTGACtttgataaaaatgtaactattgattcaatttttttaaaagacaAAGAAATTACATCTATggtttttagtaataatggtGAAATTCTTTCTGTAGGATCTAAAtgtggatatatatatttgataaaaaaaattaattttgaaatattttttactagTAAAGATATGAAATATGAAATcgcatttttatattttagcCATGATGATAAGATATTAATCTCAAGCTCAGCAAATGGGAATATTgttatttacaaaaataatcATAGTACCAACAATGGCAATACCAACAATGGCAATACCAACAATGGCAATGGCAACAATGACAACGGCAACAATGCCAGTGGAAACAATGCCAGTGGAAACAATGCCAGTGGAAACAATGACAGTGGCAACATAATGACTAATGCCCTTAGTTCTGACGAAATACCCAGCTGGAAATTTGcatacaaaattattaacaataATGATAATCTACTCACTgatttaaaaattgttaaaaataataatggagAATATATTATAGCTGCTATTACAAATAATAgacatttaatattttataattataatttttttgaaaacaCTGTCTCGATATCTTATATATCAATAGAGCAAGTATACACACCAACATGTATATCCCCAAccttacatttttataatagacaaattttatgtatatgtaaTGATAAAAGAAATGTTCGTTTTTTTGATATagaaacgaaaaaaataattaaaactGTAACTTTACCATTTAAAAATCAAGACGTTAAGCATCTCATACATATTACAGATTCGACATCACAAAATGAAGTTGTTCcaaatgaaaataacaaACTTGAGATTAATTCAATATCTGAATATTTACACCTCGAACAAATAAAACatgattttaataaaaatcaaattttTATGCTTAGtcttaatgaaaaaatgattGTATTCACTACAAGTCCAATTGATTCAAATTGCTTTAGATATATTGGTATTATTGTGTGCAGTgggaatataaaaaatgttatatataaaaatgagaatgttattatattaagtaaaaataaaatattttactttaatattaatactcaaaatttaaaaaaatatatagaatcTCAAAGCAATACAATGGAAATTTTTATTGAACAATTAGGTGGggaaaaaagtaaaatatacAATCAAATTGTAGactctttttattattgtgaaattcaaaaaaaaaaatttcaaaataaaaacgaaaaacacgatattaaaaaaatattaaatattttatctattgaatatatttttgcttctataaatattttcttatCTAAATTtgaaatacaaaatataattcaagAATACCATTTTTActataaatatgtaattcCTCtcttaaataattataatatattaactggtcataataaaatacacaAAATTTATGAACAGTTCATAAATCATTCTATTCAAATGGGAAATCTTACACTATTAAACTATAAATCAAATGATGATATTCTCCtccaaaatatatatttcgtTAACCCCCTTCCCAAATATG TAGATAAAAACTGCAAAGACACACTTATTGAAAGTCaagaagatgaaaataaaacagATATAACGACGGAatgtgaaaatatattttttaatattaatgcatttatatatacctattttaattttgcaattcatgaagaaataaattttgaaaaagttatagaagatataaaaaattattatcaaaaaaaaaataataaaaaaactattttatgtaatgattttttaaatatattaaatagcTATGGAGAGAATATGGAtcaaaatgaatttaaaagaatatatcaaatttttacagaaaattataattctcTTAATATGGATGAAATATTTGATTTTGAAACTTTACACGATTTAgttcaataa
- a CDS encoding autophagy-related protein 3, putative, which yields MNGHLNVMYKIGDTYRKAYSYFKPIANSSSFIKNGTLTPAEFVDAGDFLTHKFKTWEWREADENRAVPYLPEKKQFLISRNVPCKHRVKDLNNIFHNLDIIENEWIYPNFEDENNNSDIYEYINIPDLAEKTQNKEEKIPQIEKDNDDEEVIDINNFDMEKDIIKEYDPAAIDPSRLYLETFGNDNIINIRSYDISITYDKYYETPRIWLFGYNENRHPLKSEEIFEDILSDYSYKTVTYESHPCTGIMTASIHPCKHAEIMLNVINNWIGEGKEPRHDLYLLFLLKFISGVIPTIEYDFTTDIEIPSLVKNSKIEKK from the exons ATGAATGGGCATTTAAATGTGATGTACAAAATAGGGGATACATATAGAAAGGCTTATTCGTATTTTAAGCCAATTGCAAATTCTTCATCTTTTATTAAGAACG GGACATTAACGCCAGCCGAATTTGTAGACGCAGGCGATTTTTTAACTCACAAGTTTAAAACCTGGGAATG GAGAGAAGCGGATGAGAATAGGGCAGTCCCATATCTTCCAGAGAAAAAACAATTTCTTATAAGTCGAAATGTTCCATGCAAACATAGAGTTAAAGATTTAAACAATATTTTCCACAATTTg gatattattgaaaatgaatGGATATATCCAAACTTTGAAgacgaaaataataattctgatatttatgaat acaTAAATATTCCTGATTTAGCAGAAAAGACCCAGAATAAAGAAGAGAAG ATTCCTCAAATTGAAAAAGACAACGATGATGAGGAAGTTATCGACATAAATAACTTTGACATGGAAAAGGATATTATTAAG GAATATGACCCTGCTGCCATCGACCCTTCTAGGCTTTATTTAGAAACATTTGGAAATgata atattataaatatacggTCATATGATATTAGCATAacttatgataaatattatgAGACTCCTCGAATATGGCTATTTGGATATAATGAG AATAGACACCCTTTAAAATCCGAGGAAATTTTTGAAGACATATTGTCGGACTATAGTTACAAAACTGTTACT tatgAATCTCATCCATGTACAGGAATAATGACAGCGTCTATTCATCCTTGCAA acATGCCGAAATAATGTTAAATGTAATAAACAATTGGATAGGAGAAGGGAAAGAGCCAAG acaTGATTTATACTTGCTTTTTCTTTTGAAATTTATATCGGGAGTGATACCCACGATCGAGTACGATTTTACAACGGACATTGAAATTCCAAGCTTGGTGAAAAACAgcaaaatagaaaaaaaatga